In the genome of Gadus chalcogrammus isolate NIFS_2021 chromosome 21, NIFS_Gcha_1.0, whole genome shotgun sequence, one region contains:
- the nus1 gene encoding dehydrodolichyl diphosphate synthase complex subunit nus1, whose amino-acid sequence MALVYELVWRMLHVLLHIHRTLVTSLRVLLRNWNGQTWRRAVAALLTPASLAGFPDSQKKLVLEISKRARGRCSRPSGCLVEKLPVHVGLLIVEEQPSYTDIANLVVWCMAVGISYVSVYDNHGVFRKNDTLLLEKIVRQQDLLGLEDSKYNVEFLSNGNTVHQDQIVSGQPVVKVLSPEDGKQSIVEAARRFCRTVEQKEKTSKDIDVPMFDALLRESQNIPDPELVMKFGPVDSTLGFLPWHIRLTEFVSLPSHVDVSYEDFLVALQRYSTCEQRQGK is encoded by the exons ATGGCGCTGGTCTACGAACTAGTTTGGCGTATGTTGCACGTCCTCCTCCACATCCACAGGACGCTGGTTACCTCGCTTCGCGTTTTACTCAGGAACTGGAACGGACAGACGTGGAGGCGGGCGGTGGCTGCGCTCCTCACGCCTGCCAGCCTCGCGGGCTTTCCCGACAGCCAGAAGAAGCTGGTCCTGGAGATCAGCAAGCGAGCTCGCGGTCGCTGCTCGCGCCCGAGCGGGTGTCTCGTGGAGAAGCTCCCGGTTCACGTCGGTCTGTTGATCGTGGAGGAGCAGCCGAGCTATACCGATATCGCCAATCTGGTGGTCTGGTGTATGGCGGTCGGTATCTCGTACGTCAGCGTATATGATAATCATG GTGTATTTCGGAAGAACGACACTCTGCTCCTTGAGAAGATCGTGAGGCAGCAAGACCTGCTAGGTCTGGAAGACTCAAAATACAATGTTGAATTCCTTAGCAATGGGAATACCGTGCACCAAGACCAGA TTGTTTCCGGCCAGCCGGTGGTGAAAGTCCTGTCCCCAGAGGATGGGAAGCAGAGCATTGTTGAAGCAGCCCGGCGCTTCTGTCGCACCGTGGAACAGAAAGAGAAGACGTCTAAAGATATTGACGTCCCCATGTTTGATGCCCTGCTACGAG aatcacagaaCATCCCAGACCCGGAGCTGGTTATGAAGTTCGGCCCAGTGGACAGCACCCTGGGCTTTCTCCCGTGGCACATCAGACTCACTGAATTTGT ctCCCTGCCCTCTCACGTCGATGTCTCCTATGAGGACTTTTTGGTCGCACTCCAACGGTACTCCACCTGTGAACAGCGGCAAGGCAAGTGA
- the LOC130374677 gene encoding uncharacterized protein LOC130374677, translated as MAPKQIYGRCSVLGCESKKLSTFVAPSSESLRNQWVHFVFAGNAPTRLPKCVFVCAKHFTDDCFFNLGQYRAGFAEHLKIKPGSVPTLPAPATNRGQANTSTDYIQLHPSRDVACQTDHVESLKTHTVGTQLSFRTLRNHIKSEGVQATVFCKDFGVGTSNADPLCLSSTPVKKPSKRPRVDLEEELEANPLEGSSLVEASKGPDSTYDPSDSITALLDSTLKSEDSSTATPTARNTWCTRAASWSCLMHVQSARGHVK; from the exons ATGGCTCCCAAACAAATCTATGGCCGGTGCTCAGTGCTCGGATGTGAAAGTAAAAAACTAAGTACATTTGTAGCTCCTTCATCCGAGTCTCTGAGGAACCAGTGGGTTCATTTTGTTTTCGCTGGAAATGCGCCGACACGACTTccgaaatgtgtgtttgtgtgcgccaaacatttcaccgACGACTGCTTCTTCAACTTGGGACAATACAGAGCTGGATTTGCTGAACATCTGAAAATTAAGcctggatcagtaccaactctcccTGCCCCAGCTACAAACCGCGGACAA GCCAACACATCGACTGATTACATTCAGCTGCATCCCTCAAGGGATGTTGCATGCCAGACGGACCACGTGGAAAGTTTGAAAACGCATACTGTAGGCACACAGCTATCCTTTAGGACTTTGCGGAACCACATTAAAAGTGAAG GTGTCCAGGCAACTGTCTTCTGCAAGGATTTCGGTGTTGGGACATCCAATGCAGACCCTTTGTGCCTGTCATCGACACCAGTAAAGAAACCATCCAAAAGACCTCGGGTAGACCTTGAGGAAGAGCTGGAGGCCAATCCATTGGAGGGCAGCTCTTTAGTGGAAGCTTCTAAGGGACCGGATTCCACTTATGATCCTTCTGACTCCATCACAGCATTGTTAGACTCTACACTAAAGTC AGAAGATTCATCCACTGCAACACCAACGGCAAGAAATACATGGTGTACGAGAGCTGCATCATGGAGTTGTTTAATGCATGTCCAGTCTGCACGAGGGCATGTGAAGTGA
- the si:dkeyp-114g9.1 gene encoding uncharacterized protein si:dkeyp-114g9.1 — protein sequence MAGQVSASTGAELHEQLALLSTTSAEAEEENDISQSSTGNYIGILDLSDEVLLLILRKLDPTSLLRLGATCCTLFRVCSCNSLWTKHFQGSFEVSLAAPTACSVPAKEYFRLVFMWKTLFKNLHCNRFLQEKLFANVPYPPHQYWTQWLVLEESVPLPVVRLPTEDIQAIWGIGCEALKQVEVKEEDNDMKFEWCKLHGLACEAHGDVSKVFHYVLKQQEKKDHEDLEAMFHQYTGLRFQWHFSYWLFKQPPPFNRQLHAIFLQWRKHNKRKVSKWAAPKCDVEYLASLHPITADYWKGRLALGDETVGIQVIENYFSMCKSLVAWILGRDWGRLKRRKVYEDTLDGVYLVLRREAWEGPVDHQRFWEVAKSQMSRVCTLEETAANYVNWKMIENLPYYKLYMVSGNAVYLGHLQNFLQRKQLVHSWINLEDNAWVRNLLPEDLFTVLEYHSKISQDCLHGDGDLAQLSRLVWLYLNSGQLLYLEAIKGLVLQHAQGCLSYFDELCPLESMSNLIVP from the exons ATGGCAGGACAGGTCAGCGCGAGCACGGGGGCTGAGTTACACGAACAACTTGCGCTCTTATCCACGACTTCAGCCGAGGCTGAAGAAGAGAATGACATCTCTCAAAGCAGTACTGGAAACTATATAGGGATCCTCGATTTAAGCGATGAAGTTCTCCTGCTTATATTACGAAAGCTAGATCCCACATCACTGCTGAGACTCGGAGCCACTTGTTGTACCTTGTTTCGAGTTTGTTCTTGTAACTCTCTGTGGACTAAACATTTCCAG GGCTCATTTGAAGTCTCCCTCGCTGCCCCTACTGCCTGCTCGGTTCCTGCCAAAGAATACTTCCGCCTGGTCTTCATGTGGAAGACACTGTTTAAAAACCTGCACTGTAACCGCTTTCTCCAGGAGAAACTCTTTGCAAATGTACCCTATCCCCCTCATCAGTACTGGACCCAGTGGCTTGTTCTTGAAGAAAGCGTTCCTCTCCCCGTGGTCAGGCTGCCCACAGAAGACATCCAGGCGATCTGGGGGATTGGCTGTGAAGCTTTAAAGCAGGTTGAAG TTAAAGAGGAGGACAACGACATGAAGTTTGAATGGTGTAAACTTCATGGTCTAGCCTGTGAAGCGCATGGGGATGTTTCCAAGGTCTTTCATTACGTCCTCAAACAGCAAGAAAAAAAGG ATCATGAGGACCTCGAGGCCATGTTTCACCAGTATACAGGGCTCCGTTTCCAGTGGCACTTTAGCTACTGGCTCTTCAAACAGCCACCCCCCTTCAACCGCCAGCTGCACGCCATCTTCCTGCAATGGCGAAAGCACAACAAGCGCAAGGTGTCCAAATGGGCGGCTCCAAAGTGTGATGTGGAGTACCTGGCCTCCCTGCACCCAATCACAGCAGATTACTGGAAAGGAAGGTTGGCACTTGGAGATGAGACAGT AGGCATCCAGGTGATAGAGAATTATTTTTCCATGTGCAAATCACTGGTGGCCTGGATTCTGGGGCGTGACTGGGGAAGGCTGAAGCGCAGAAAG GTGTACGAGGACACCTTGGATGGGGTGTATCTTGTGCTCCGTAGAGAGGCCTGGGAAGGACCGGTGGACCACCAAAGATTCTGGGAGGTGGCAAAGTCCCAGATGAGCCGGGTTTGTACCCTGGAGGAAACGGCCGCAAACTATGTCAACTGGAAGATGATCGAGAACCTGCCTTACTACAA GCTCTACATGGTGTCAGGAAACGCAGTCTACTTGGGTCATCTTCAAAACTTTCTCCAAAGGAAGCAGCTTGTTCACAGCTGGATCAATTTGGAAGACAACGCCTGGGTTCGAAACCTGCTCCCCGAGGACCTCTTTACAGTTCTGGAGTATCACAGTAAGATCAGCCAAG ATTGCCTTCATGGAGATGGAGACCTGGCCCAGCTGAGCAGACTTGTATGGCTGTATCTAAACTCGGGACAGCTTCTCTACTTGGAAGCAATTAAGGGGCTGGTACTACAACACGCTCAAGGCTGTCTTTCCTACTTCGATGAACTATGTCCATTAGAAAGTATGAGCAACCTCATTGTTCCCTAG